In Colletotrichum destructivum chromosome 8, complete sequence, the following proteins share a genomic window:
- a CDS encoding Putative histone acetyltransferase subunit 3, with translation MPPAASQKGTGKKAGPGAMRQRSRNTTPSSITPSASLPPIEAVDTEYLELRVEQFRNLNYDDLVDQGASNAVMPDSKSLDGMIARLQRLQETIDRRSNFCDRGMRILASTRKQYINDVEEGTDTAGKAEGDSKKTSKTNKKKRKAADTLAPPQEGGIERSSPLRESTKPRKLSRDSASSSLSPVAPATPSAMEVDEKTKKEDNEEEEESSEDEGAPPKKAQPAAHTFGDDPSTFPDPTVYEIRPTHSGMSDEELKEIYSVAVFPRTDLADVIAGDPPDKDFSSAKPTNQISFSTFSTYLEPYFRPFAEEDLAFLRERGDRVTPFHMPKRGKKHYTEIWAEEDGAMALDKPLNGREQLAPNQPRGAIDNMDDEVAETDKLSVGPLLSRLMQAMRPENRPQADEDKGLNGVTNGDTTINGGSVNGENGEPHQSFGDDKAPPVPPASFMPESNSEAWKKASHPKLEYTQVDERIKQELRHIGFLPQEGNFESEYDGAFDDEVAARLRLLQGRLREQMLINGARKSRLTELVKERMAHQEYQTILEDLDTQVQAAYLKRTRTMGKSKKNKRPGGAGGGSHAVGGAAGMARPGIGDMTKTLMERRKRWIDTIGSVFDDESLGKVPRSSDPDSSIFRANVMSDLMKREKSQWDEEVEEE, from the exons ATGCCGCCCGCTGCGAGCCAGAAGGGCACCGGCAAGAAGGCCGGGCCTGGTGCCATGCGACAGCGAAGTCGCAACACAACTCCCAGCTCCATCACTCCGTCCGCGAGCTTGCCCCCCATCGAAGCCGTGGATACAGAGTATCTCGAGCTCCGCGTCGAGCAGTTCCGCAACCTCAACTATGACGACCTGGTCGATCAGGGTGCGTCCAACGCCGTCATGCCCGATTCCAAGAGCCTTGACGGCATGATCGCACGCCTCCAGCGTCTACAGGAGACCATCGATAGGCGTAGCAATTTCTGCGATAGGGGCATGCGGATACTAGCCAGCACGCGCAAGCAATACATCAATGACGTCGAAGAGGGCACTGACACTGCCGGAAAGGCCGAGGGGGACAGCAAGAAGACCAGCAAgaccaacaagaagaagagaaaggcgGCCGATACCCTTGCACCCCCCCAGGAAGGGGGAATTG AACGATCATCCCCGCTTAGGGAATCCACTAAGCCACGAAAGCTTTCGCGCGACTCGGCCAGTTCTTCCTTGTCACCCGTCGCTCCTGCAACACCATCAGCAATGGAagtcgacgagaagacgaaaaaagaagacaatgaggaggaagaagagagttcagaagacgagggcgcgCCGCCCAAAAAGGCGCAACCTGCCGCGCACACCTTCGGCGACGACCCCTCCACCTTCCCCGACCCGACCGTCTACGAGATTCGCCCAACACACTCTGGTATGTCCGATGAAGAGTTGAAGGAGATTTACTCGGTCGCTGTCTTCCCCAGGACCGACCTGGCCGATGTAATCGCTGGCGACCCTCCGGACAAGGACTTCAGTAGTGCCAAGCCCACGAACCAGATCAGCTTTTCAACCTTCTCGACATACTTGGAACCCTACTTCCGCCCCTTTGCCGAAGAAGACCTAGCGTTTCTACGAGAGCGCGGCGACCGCGTTACACCTTTCCACATGCCGAAGAGGGGCAAGAAACATTACACCGAGATTTGGGCAGAGGAGGATGGTGCCATGGCTCTCGATAAACCTTTGAACGGGCGCGAACAATTGGCACCTAATCAACCCCGTGGCGCGATTGATAACATGGACGACGAAGTCGCCGAGACAGACAAGCTTTCGGTCGGGCCGTTGCTGTCGCGCCTAATGCAAGCCATGCGACCGGAGAACCGGCCACAGGCGGACGAGGATAAGGGCCTCAACGGCGTCACCAACGGTGACACTACCATTAATGGCGGTAGTGTGAACGGGGAGAATGGAGAGCCACATCAGAGTTTCGGTGACGATAAGGCGCCACCGGTCCCCCCTGCATCCTTCATGCCAGAGTCGAACTCGGAGGCATGGAAGAAAGCCTCGCACCCCAAGCTGGAGTACACGCAAGTCGACGAGCGGATCAAGCAGGAACTCAGACACATCGGCTTCCTTCCTCAGGAAGGCAACTTTGAGAGCGAGTACGACGGCGCGTTCGACGACGAAGTGGCAGCTAGGCTGCGCCTGCTGCAAGGCCGCTTGCGTGAACAGATGCTCATCAACGGCGCACGCAAGTCCCGACTTACAGAACTGGTCAAGGAGCGCATGGCGCATCAAGAGTACCAGACGATTCTTGAGGATCTCGATACACAAGTACAGGCTGCATACCTGAAGCGCACGCGCACTATGggcaagagcaagaagaacaagcgTCCTGGCGGAGCGGGAGGTGGCAGCcatgccgtcggcggcgcggccggtATGGCGAGACCGGGAATTGGCGACATGACAAAGACGCTGATGGAGCGTCGCAAGCGTTGGATCGATACCATTGGATCAGTCTTTGACGACGAAAGCTTGGGCAAAGTTCCACGTAGCTCGGATCCCGACTCCTCCATCTTTCGAGCGAACGTCATGTCAGACTTGATGAAGAGGGAAAAGTCACAATgggacgaggaagtcgaggagGAGTAA